In Amphiura filiformis chromosome 1, Afil_fr2py, whole genome shotgun sequence, the following are encoded in one genomic region:
- the LOC140163354 gene encoding ornithine decarboxylase-like produces MAVFTGSCDTKDFSIDFYDSDTTLRDLIRKKVADTSTREDADDGFYLVDLGKVVSQFKRWKKCLPKVHPFYAIKCNPDPMILRILVKLGAGFDCGSKIEIGRALGVGASPSNIIYANTCKQESHVRFAKQNGVHLMTFDNEDELIKIKKAYPEAQVVLRLAPDDSSSIVKLSCKYGCHVDEAMDLLKTAKDLTLNVIGVSFHVGSVNQDPESFAEPIKATRRVFDEAQKLGFHMQILDIGGGFPGDLLQSAEQPFEKVSINVYLCCR; encoded by the exons ATGGCGGTCTTTACTGGTTCATGTGATACCAAGGATTTCTCCATAGATTTCTATGATTCAGACACGACACTAAGAGACCTTATCAGGAAAAAGGTGGCTGACACATCGACAAGAGAG GACGCTGACGATGGTTTCTATTTGGTTGACCTTGGGAAAGTTGTATCGCAGTTTAAAAgatggaaaaaatgtttgccaaaggtGCATCCGTTTTATG caataAAGTGTAATCCAGATCCAATGATACTCCGTATTCTTGTGAAACTAGGAGCTGGTTTTGACTGTGGAAGTAAG ATTGAGATTGGCCGTGCTTTAGGGGTGGGTGCTTCACCGTCAAATATCATATACGCGAACACCTGCAAGCAAGAATCACACGTGAGATTTGCCAAACAAAATGGAGTACATCTCATGACATTTGACAACGAAGATGaacttattaaaatcaaaaaggCCTATCCAGAAGCACA GGTTGTCTTACGCCTTGCACCAGACGATTCGTCATCTATAGTGAAGTTAAGTTGTAAATATGGATGTCATGTTGATGAGGCAATGGATCTACTGAAGACTGCTAAAGATTTGACTCTCAATGTCATAGGGGTCAG TTTCCATGTTGGCAGCGTTAATCAAGATCCCGAAAGTTTTGCTGAGCCCATAAAAGCCACTCGCCGTGTTTTTGACGAAGCGCAAAAACTAGGCTTCCATATGCAAATTCTGGACATCGGGGGAGGATTTCCAGGGGATTTACTTCAGAGTGCAGAACAACCATTCGAGAAGGTATCGATCAATGTTTATTTGTGTTGTCGATAA